A single region of the Halarsenatibacter silvermanii genome encodes:
- a CDS encoding MBL fold metallo-hydrolase: MHIEKLQLGRNATNCYIVDCDNQGLIIDPGSEDSAKRIMEKITEREYDYKYIVNTHGHFDHIGANAVLKDELDLEIAAHKEAASALTDPEKNSSHLINKKVISPPADRLLSEGENIEAGDCKFEIYHTPGHSPGSIVLFEPGEEVLFSGDVIFRGGIGRTDLPAGDSSELKESLERIKKLFPLNTRVFPGHGPETTLKDFYDYVYHQIY; encoded by the coding sequence TTGCATATAGAAAAGCTGCAGCTGGGTCGAAATGCGACAAATTGTTATATAGTGGACTGCGATAATCAGGGCTTGATAATTGATCCTGGCTCTGAAGATTCAGCTAAAAGAATTATGGAAAAAATCACAGAGCGGGAGTATGATTACAAATATATAGTCAATACCCATGGTCATTTCGATCATATAGGAGCCAATGCGGTCTTAAAGGATGAGCTGGATCTGGAGATAGCTGCTCATAAAGAGGCAGCTTCTGCCCTGACCGATCCCGAAAAAAATTCATCTCATCTGATCAATAAAAAGGTAATCAGTCCTCCGGCTGATCGACTTTTAAGCGAAGGTGAAAATATCGAGGCTGGAGACTGCAAATTTGAAATTTATCACACTCCCGGGCATAGCCCCGGCAGCATAGTTTTATTTGAACCCGGAGAAGAAGTTCTTTTTTCCGGCGATGTTATTTTTCGAGGAGGAATAGGCAGAACCGATCTGCCTGCCGGGGACAGCAGTGAACTTAAAGAGTCTCTGGAAAGGATAAAAAAATTATTTCCATTGAACACCAGGGTCTTTCCCGGTCATGGTCCTGAAACCACGTTAAAAGATTTTTATGATTACGTATATCATCAGATATATTGA
- a CDS encoding adenine phosphoribosyltransferase, with protein sequence MNLKNLLREIEDFPEEGILFKDITPILKDEDGFNEVIERFLDEFAELEFDYIAAIEARGFLLGPVLSREFACGFIPIRKSGKLPADKVSVTYELEYGESELEMHTDSLEAGDKVLLIDDLLATGGTSLAAIELIEKLEAEVIAAGYLIELTDLPGRSNLQDYNIFSIMKE encoded by the coding sequence ATGAATCTAAAAAATTTGTTGAGAGAAATAGAGGATTTTCCCGAAGAAGGCATTCTCTTTAAGGATATCACCCCTATATTAAAGGATGAGGATGGTTTTAATGAGGTGATTGAGAGATTTTTGGACGAATTTGCTGAGCTCGAATTCGACTACATAGCTGCTATCGAGGCCAGGGGTTTTCTCCTGGGGCCGGTTTTATCCCGGGAATTTGCATGTGGATTCATACCTATAAGAAAGTCGGGGAAGCTCCCAGCTGATAAGGTTTCGGTGACCTATGAACTCGAGTACGGAGAGAGCGAGCTGGAAATGCATACTGATTCTCTGGAAGCCGGGGATAAAGTTCTGTTGATAGATGATCTGCTGGCTACCGGCGGAACTTCTCTGGCAGCAATAGAGTTAATTGAAAAGCTGGAAGCAGAAGTGATTGCCGCCGGATATTTGATTGAGCTGACGGACCTGCCGGGCAGGAGCAATTTGCAAGACTATAATATATTTTCTATAATGAAGGAATAA
- a CDS encoding SurA N-terminal domain-containing protein produces the protein MFDKLRNYSRYIVYIVVVSFAVGGGFMGYGAFSGSDQSPADQEAMNIVAEVEGEEISRHRLNEMQQNYAQQTADFTRAQNLSFQHGILSSLIDERLLMQKAEELETDTEVSPEEIDEVIDNILTQNNMEMEELEQMLAQQDMSISQLQENIRRSLEQQKKMEGAMDHIQAGAEVTEAEVEEAYQEEYGNGEDEADEDQEELKEEIREDLLSEREDDMLDQWLMEAREEAEIEIKDPVMRAMDLFDNEEFAAAAEEFSEAREMSRDPAVDIYYARSYQELGEAEEAYSVLESATDVHPEEWEIYYEFGEIYAENDEEELALEKYEKASELAGRNLMARYRLSNSFTRLEESELAQEEMDEFVELQEERQEIRPEQEAMDEEEMEEVDPDEIEVSPGEDEQVE, from the coding sequence ATGTTTGATAAATTGAGAAATTACAGCAGGTATATAGTTTATATTGTCGTGGTCTCTTTTGCTGTCGGTGGAGGATTTATGGGTTATGGCGCATTTTCTGGCTCTGATCAGAGCCCGGCAGACCAGGAAGCCATGAATATAGTGGCTGAGGTTGAAGGAGAAGAGATCAGCCGACATCGGTTGAACGAGATGCAGCAAAATTACGCCCAACAGACTGCTGATTTCACCAGAGCTCAAAATCTATCTTTTCAACACGGTATTTTGAGTTCGTTGATCGATGAGAGGTTGTTGATGCAAAAAGCAGAGGAGCTAGAAACTGATACAGAGGTAAGTCCGGAGGAGATCGATGAGGTTATCGATAATATTCTGACTCAGAACAATATGGAGATGGAAGAGCTGGAACAGATGCTGGCCCAGCAGGATATGTCGATTTCACAGCTGCAGGAAAACATCAGACGCTCTCTCGAACAGCAGAAGAAGATGGAGGGAGCGATGGATCATATTCAGGCTGGAGCAGAGGTGACTGAAGCTGAGGTTGAAGAGGCTTATCAGGAAGAATATGGAAATGGCGAGGATGAAGCCGATGAAGACCAGGAAGAGCTGAAAGAGGAGATACGCGAGGATCTGCTGTCTGAAAGAGAAGATGACATGCTGGATCAATGGTTGATGGAAGCGAGAGAGGAAGCTGAGATAGAAATCAAAGATCCGGTAATGCGAGCCATGGATCTTTTTGATAATGAAGAATTTGCTGCTGCAGCAGAAGAATTTTCCGAAGCGAGAGAGATGAGTAGAGATCCTGCTGTCGATATATATTATGCTCGTTCCTATCAGGAGCTGGGAGAAGCTGAAGAAGCTTATTCAGTTCTGGAGAGTGCTACCGATGTGCATCCGGAGGAATGGGAAATATATTATGAGTTTGGCGAGATTTATGCTGAAAACGATGAAGAGGAACTGGCCCTGGAGAAATACGAGAAAGCATCGGAGCTGGCCGGTCGCAATCTCATGGCCCGCTATCGGCTGAGCAATTCCTTTACCAGATTGGAAGAAAGTGAGCTGGCTCAGGAGGAAATGGATGAATTTGTAGAGCTGCAGGAGGAGAGGCAGGAGATCAGGCCTGAACAGGAAGCTATGGACGAGGAAGAGATGGAAGAGGTAGATCCGGATGAAATTGAAGTCAGTCCAGGAGAAGATGAACAGGTTGAATAG
- the dtd gene encoding D-aminoacyl-tRNA deacylase has protein sequence MRAVVQRVNSCQVYVDNEEIGSIDSGLCVFLGVGEDDDAEDADYLLDKIINLRIFEDDDGKMNLSALDLDREIMAVSQFTLYGDCRQGRRPGYSDAASADKAKKLYNYFVDELEKTDLDCATGEFKAFMEVELNNDGPVTILLDSKKNF, from the coding sequence ATGAGAGCTGTTGTACAGCGGGTTAATAGCTGTCAGGTATACGTTGATAATGAAGAAATCGGCAGCATTGATTCAGGATTGTGTGTTTTTTTAGGTGTTGGGGAAGATGACGATGCCGAAGATGCTGACTATCTCCTCGATAAGATTATAAATCTGAGGATTTTCGAAGATGATGACGGGAAGATGAACCTATCAGCTCTGGATCTTGACAGAGAGATTATGGCTGTATCTCAATTTACACTTTACGGAGATTGTCGTCAGGGCAGAAGGCCGGGATATAGCGATGCCGCATCAGCTGATAAAGCCAAAAAATTATACAATTATTTTGTCGACGAACTGGAAAAGACCGATCTTGATTGTGCCACCGGAGAGTTTAAGGCTTTTATGGAAGTTGAACTCAATAATGATGGTCCCGTAACAATTCTTCTGGACAGCAAAAAGAACTTTTAA
- the hisS gene encoding histidine--tRNA ligase yields MKINSPRGTQDILPPDSFDWQFLENKAHEISENYNYQEIRTPVFEYTELFNRGIGEATDIVEKEMYTFEDRGGRSITLRPEMTASVVRSFLENKIYGRAQPTKYYYIGPMFRYERPQSGRYRQFHQFGVEVLGSNDPDIDVELMAMGIDYLEKLGLKDFFVELNSIGCPECRPDYVADLQEHFSEHEEELCSDCRRRLTRNPLRILDCDECAETTGNAPEILDYICSQCHDHFAQVKEGLEQLKIDFHIEPHLVRGLDYYTNTVFEVKSHDLGAQNAIFSGGRYNGLVEEIGDRDVPGSGWALGLERLLLVLEEQRDEDIKSDLDVYVIKIGARAEKLSLSLLRKLRRAGFSADTDYGDRSVGSQMKDADRKNSDYSIIVGEDEIQKDSLTLRDMNTGEEKMIAQDKIVDVLADKIQ; encoded by the coding sequence ATGAAAATAAATTCACCCAGGGGGACTCAGGATATTCTGCCCCCCGATTCTTTTGATTGGCAATTTTTGGAAAACAAGGCCCATGAAATCAGTGAAAATTATAATTACCAGGAGATAAGAACACCTGTCTTTGAATATACCGAGCTTTTTAACCGGGGCATCGGGGAAGCTACCGATATCGTTGAAAAAGAGATGTATACTTTTGAAGATAGGGGCGGCCGCAGTATAACGCTCAGGCCGGAAATGACTGCCTCGGTGGTTCGTTCTTTTCTGGAAAATAAGATATACGGCAGGGCTCAGCCCACCAAATATTACTACATCGGTCCCATGTTCAGATATGAAAGGCCTCAATCCGGTCGTTACAGACAGTTTCATCAGTTCGGAGTTGAAGTTCTGGGCAGCAATGACCCGGATATAGATGTGGAATTGATGGCCATGGGCATCGATTATCTGGAAAAGCTGGGACTGAAAGATTTCTTCGTTGAGCTAAACAGTATCGGCTGTCCTGAATGCCGTCCCGATTACGTTGCAGATCTCCAGGAACATTTTTCCGAGCATGAGGAGGAACTGTGCTCCGACTGCAGACGCCGGCTGACGAGAAATCCTTTGAGGATTCTGGATTGCGATGAGTGCGCGGAGACGACCGGGAATGCTCCGGAAATACTGGATTACATATGCAGCCAGTGTCACGATCATTTTGCTCAGGTAAAAGAAGGTTTAGAGCAGCTTAAAATTGATTTTCATATAGAGCCCCATCTGGTGAGGGGACTTGATTATTATACAAATACAGTCTTTGAGGTAAAATCACACGATCTAGGAGCTCAAAATGCAATTTTTTCCGGGGGCAGATATAACGGGCTGGTCGAAGAAATTGGAGATCGGGATGTTCCCGGATCAGGCTGGGCGCTGGGATTGGAACGTCTTCTGCTGGTTCTGGAAGAGCAGAGAGACGAAGATATAAAATCCGATCTGGATGTTTATGTGATCAAGATCGGTGCCCGGGCTGAAAAATTATCATTGAGTCTGCTGCGCAAACTCCGCAGGGCGGGATTTTCAGCCGACACAGATTATGGAGATCGCAGCGTGGGCAGTCAGATGAAGGATGCTGACAGAAAAAACAGCGATTACAGCATTATAGTCGGAGAAGATGAGATACAGAAGGATTCTCTAACTCTCAGAGATATGAATACCGGCGAGGAAAAGATGATAGCACAGGATAAAATTGTCGATGTCCTGGCCGATAAAATTCAGTAA
- a CDS encoding RelA/SpoT family protein encodes MKLSKIEEKIKTYIDDPDLSWIRKAHELSREAYRGQYRISGEPFVEHPLGVAYIMAELELDLTSIAAAILHDIIEDTEFSREDIAEEFNQEIALLVDGVTKLTRMDFKSREEQQAESLRKMFLAMSDDIRVVLIKLADRLHNMRTLGYMREEKQIEKARETLEIYAPLAHRLGMSRLKWELEDLSFRYLKPEMYYELSRKVAANRDERKKYIQQAIDQIEKALKENDIEADIYGRPKHLYSIYQKMEEKEISFEEVYDLTAVRVLVDSVRECYEVLGIIHEIWNPMPGRFKDYIAMPKSNMYQSLHTTVIGPHGDPLEVQIRTPEMHRTAEYGIAAHWRYKEGGSGEEDFEDKLSWLRQLLEWQKDLQEPHEFMEALKVDLFEDEVFVFTPKGDVINLPRGATPVDFAYYIHTEVGHNCVGAKSNGKMVPLEYELENGDIVEILTSSDSSPSRDWLEFVQSSRAKSKIKRWFKRQRKDKAKAQGKKSLNQAIERENIEIPSSEREGVLKEIAEDLNRKGVEALFEGIGYDQISIRQVLKKIPDDYKESEDLEELISDKKKDKRSSGRGIQVKGMDDILVRIAKCCKPVPGDRIVGYITRGRGVSVHRADCPNVKEMKGEDRFIEVNWSSSESDSYEVELMIEAVNKQALLNEITGVISNEKIELHSVMADTDKYNQAYIKIDVELSSKEHMKELMTKIENVSGVLSVSRARPS; translated from the coding sequence ATGAAACTGAGCAAAATAGAAGAAAAAATTAAAACCTATATAGACGATCCGGATCTCTCATGGATTCGCAAAGCTCATGAGCTCAGCAGAGAGGCTTACAGAGGACAGTATAGAATTTCCGGTGAGCCCTTTGTAGAACATCCCCTGGGTGTTGCCTATATAATGGCTGAACTCGAGCTGGATCTGACCTCTATTGCCGCCGCTATTCTGCATGATATAATTGAAGATACCGAATTTTCGCGGGAAGACATCGCAGAAGAATTCAATCAGGAAATCGCTCTGCTGGTCGATGGTGTGACCAAACTCACCCGAATGGATTTCAAGTCCAGGGAAGAACAGCAGGCTGAAAGCCTGCGCAAAATGTTTCTGGCCATGTCCGATGATATCAGGGTGGTTCTCATAAAACTGGCTGATCGGCTGCATAATATGCGAACTCTCGGGTATATGAGAGAGGAAAAACAGATCGAGAAGGCCCGTGAAACTCTGGAGATTTATGCTCCGCTGGCTCACAGGCTGGGCATGTCCAGATTGAAATGGGAACTGGAAGATTTGAGTTTTCGGTACCTTAAACCCGAAATGTATTATGAACTCTCCAGAAAAGTGGCAGCCAACCGGGATGAAAGAAAAAAATATATTCAGCAGGCTATCGATCAAATTGAAAAAGCTTTGAAAGAGAATGATATTGAGGCCGATATTTACGGACGGCCCAAACATTTATACAGTATATATCAAAAAATGGAAGAAAAAGAGATCTCCTTTGAAGAGGTTTATGATCTGACTGCGGTTAGAGTTCTGGTGGATTCCGTCAGGGAGTGTTACGAAGTTCTGGGTATAATTCATGAGATCTGGAATCCCATGCCGGGCAGGTTTAAAGATTATATAGCCATGCCCAAATCAAATATGTACCAATCTCTTCACACTACCGTTATCGGTCCCCATGGTGATCCTCTGGAGGTGCAGATTAGAACGCCGGAGATGCATAGAACGGCGGAATACGGAATTGCAGCTCACTGGCGTTATAAAGAAGGGGGAAGTGGTGAGGAAGATTTTGAAGATAAGCTTTCCTGGCTCAGACAGCTGCTTGAGTGGCAGAAGGACCTGCAGGAGCCGCATGAGTTTATGGAGGCGCTCAAGGTTGACCTTTTTGAAGACGAGGTATTTGTGTTTACGCCCAAAGGAGACGTCATAAATTTACCCCGGGGAGCCACGCCGGTTGATTTTGCCTATTATATTCATACTGAAGTGGGGCATAATTGTGTGGGGGCCAAATCTAACGGCAAAATGGTGCCCCTGGAGTATGAGCTGGAAAATGGCGATATTGTAGAAATATTGACCTCCAGCGACAGCAGTCCTTCCCGGGACTGGCTTGAATTTGTACAGAGCTCCCGGGCCAAAAGTAAAATAAAAAGATGGTTTAAAAGGCAGAGAAAGGATAAAGCAAAAGCTCAGGGCAAAAAATCATTAAATCAGGCTATTGAGCGGGAAAATATAGAAATCCCCTCTTCTGAGCGAGAAGGAGTTCTGAAAGAGATTGCTGAAGATCTGAACAGGAAGGGTGTCGAAGCTCTTTTTGAGGGGATAGGTTATGATCAGATTTCGATCAGGCAGGTTTTGAAAAAAATCCCTGATGATTACAAGGAATCGGAAGATCTCGAAGAGCTCATTTCCGATAAAAAGAAAGATAAAAGAAGTTCCGGTCGGGGTATTCAGGTTAAAGGGATGGATGATATACTGGTAAGGATAGCTAAATGCTGCAAACCCGTCCCTGGAGACAGAATTGTTGGTTATATTACAAGAGGCCGGGGGGTTTCCGTTCATAGAGCTGATTGCCCTAATGTTAAGGAGATGAAGGGCGAGGACAGGTTTATTGAAGTCAACTGGAGCTCTTCTGAAAGTGATTCCTATGAAGTTGAATTGATGATTGAGGCTGTCAATAAGCAGGCTTTACTGAACGAGATAACTGGAGTAATAAGCAATGAGAAAATTGAACTTCATTCAGTCATGGCCGATACAGATAAATACAATCAAGCCTATATTAAAATAGATGTCGAGCTCAGCAGCAAAGAACACATGAAAGAGCTCATGACTAAAATTGAAAATGTTTCCGGAGTTTTGTCGGTCAGCCGGGCCCGACCCAGTTAG